In the Apteryx mantelli isolate bAptMan1 chromosome 1, bAptMan1.hap1, whole genome shotgun sequence genome, one interval contains:
- the LOC106497232 gene encoding LOW QUALITY PROTEIN: taste receptor type 2 member 40-like (The sequence of the model RefSeq protein was modified relative to this genomic sequence to represent the inferred CDS: inserted 2 bases in 1 codon; substituted 1 base at 1 genomic stop codon), which translates to MPTLFSLIFLIIAIIESMAGLLGNGTILAVSSTSWVRSKILSFYDMIMIFLSLYRFCLQSWMMLDLFLSLFYAASYYVDNLFVTFKIVFMFLNYSSLWFAAWLSIFCCTKVATFTQSFFIWLKQRMSGFVPWMLITSSLFSFATCLPFSXDIYNVHDNFTTPLTVTNFSERRAKMKTSLFLLILLCKAGVALPLTVFVVSGILLIRSLWRHTRXMQNNATGFRDPCLEAHMDAIKSVFFFLILYVTYFIALFFILSNMFLPFSIWEAIGVAVMAACPAGHSTILIWSNPKFRELPARILHHTNRQMRPRSM; encoded by the exons ATGCCCactttattttctcttatttttctcaTAATTGCTATAATTGAATCCATGGCAGGACTTCTAGGAAATGGAACTATCTTGGCTGTCAGTTCAACTAGCTGGGTGAGGAGCAAAATATTGTCCTTCTATGACATGATTATGATCTTTCTGAGTTTATACAGGTTCTGTTTGCAGTCCTGGATGATGCTGGATTTGTTCCTAAGTTTGTTCTACGCAGCTTCCTATTATGTGGACAATTTGTTTGTAACTTTCAAGATAGTTTTTATGTTCCTGAACTACTCCAGCCTCTGGTTTGCTGCCtggcttagcatcttctgttgtACCAAGGTTGCCACTTTTACGCAGTCTTTCTTCATCTGGCTGAAGCAAAGAATGTCTGGTTTTGTGCCCTGGATGCTGATTACatcatctcttttttcttttgcaacctGTCTTCCTTTCTCCTAGGATATCTACAATGTGCATGACAACTTCACTACTCCTTTAACTGTGACAAACTTTTCAGAAAGGAGAGCCAAAATGAAAACTAGTTTGTTTTTATTGATTCTTCTCTGTAAAGCTGGCGTAGCCTTGCCTTTGACAGTGTTTGTTGTTTCAGGTATCCTGCTGATTAGGTCTCTGTGGAGACACACAAG CATGCAAAATAATGCAACTGGCTTCAGGGATCCCTGCTTAGAGGCTCACATGGATGCCATAAAGTCAGTCTTCTTCTTCCTCATCCTGTATGTTACatattttattgctttgtttttcattttatccaACATGTTCTTACCTTTCAGTATCTGGGAAGCCATAGGTGTAGCTGTAATGGCTGCCTGTCCTGCAGGACACTCTACGATCTTAATCTGGAGCAACCCCAAATTTCGAGAGCTGCCAGCTAGGATTTTGCACCACACAAACCGTCAAATGAGACCTAGATCCATGTAA